The following coding sequences are from one Sphingobium sp. RAC03 window:
- a CDS encoding TonB-dependent siderophore receptor, which produces MRTSSALRLALIASTAAITLPTAALAQAPADNAEGNIIVTGLKRQYFGDTPVKEIPQAVQFLEGTLLNDLNITRLDTALELASGVSKQNNFGGLWDSFAIRGFAGDENFPSGFLVNGFNGGRGYAGPRDASNVERIEVLKGPNSALFGRGEPGGTINIVSKKPTFKEGGSFTVAGGKWNTYRVEGDYNMPLGDSVAIRLTGAVEDAESFRDTVETRKYVLNPSILAKLSDKTIFTYELEYVNQEVPFDRGVVAIPTVTATGTTYDLGAIPQSRFLSNPNDGPIKITALGHQAQLQHDLSDDWVVMLGAGYKDTTFEGYSSDPELALSRQRIDNDGRTLSRQRRYRDYSTTHMVFRGEISGKLETGSIVHNIRVGGDWDKFEIELLQTRYRPTAADQSYSIDIFNPNYNIPVPTADKYSVIQNSTEVQKAWGIYAQDQIEITEQFKVRFGGRYDDFSQNIDNRLGTTNPASYTKFSPMAGLVFEPTKSLSFYASYGKGFRPNSGVDVNNNPFAPEVSTSYEVGAKFVTPDGRITSTLSLYKMKKSNVLTADLLTGLSVAVGEAKSQGVEFDINAKLPAGFELFATYAYTDAGWADDYASAGVLKNDPLLNIPKHQANALLFKNFSIGDHEAMLGAGVNHVGKRLGQTAADFYLPSYTIAKILGSVTINDQFKLSANVDNLFDKKYYASSYAALWVQPGVPRSFTIRGTFTF; this is translated from the coding sequence ATGCGCACATCATCGGCTCTTCGCCTGGCGCTTATCGCCAGCACCGCCGCCATCACCCTGCCCACCGCCGCCCTTGCCCAGGCTCCGGCCGATAATGCCGAAGGCAACATCATCGTCACTGGCCTCAAGCGCCAATATTTCGGCGATACGCCGGTCAAGGAAATCCCGCAGGCGGTCCAGTTTCTGGAAGGCACACTGCTCAACGACCTCAACATCACCCGGCTCGATACCGCGCTGGAACTGGCGAGCGGCGTGTCGAAGCAGAATAATTTCGGCGGCCTGTGGGACAGTTTCGCCATTCGCGGCTTTGCTGGCGACGAGAATTTTCCGAGCGGCTTCCTGGTCAACGGCTTTAACGGCGGGCGCGGCTATGCCGGCCCGCGCGATGCCTCCAATGTCGAGCGGATCGAAGTGCTGAAAGGTCCGAACTCGGCGCTGTTCGGGCGCGGCGAGCCGGGCGGCACGATCAACATCGTCAGCAAGAAGCCGACCTTCAAGGAAGGCGGCAGCTTCACGGTCGCGGGTGGCAAGTGGAACACCTATCGCGTCGAGGGCGATTATAACATGCCGCTTGGCGACAGCGTCGCCATCCGCCTGACCGGTGCCGTCGAGGATGCCGAAAGTTTCCGCGACACGGTGGAAACCCGCAAATATGTGCTGAACCCGTCCATCCTGGCAAAACTGTCGGACAAGACGATCTTCACCTACGAGCTGGAATATGTGAACCAGGAAGTGCCGTTCGATCGCGGCGTGGTGGCGATCCCGACGGTGACGGCGACCGGCACCACCTATGATTTGGGTGCCATTCCGCAGAGCCGGTTCCTCAGCAACCCCAATGACGGCCCGATCAAGATCACGGCACTCGGCCATCAGGCGCAGTTGCAGCATGACCTGAGCGACGATTGGGTCGTGATGCTGGGCGCAGGCTATAAGGACACCACGTTCGAGGGCTATTCGAGCGATCCCGAACTGGCGCTGAGCCGCCAGCGTATCGATAATGATGGCCGCACCTTGTCGCGCCAGCGCCGCTATCGCGACTATAGCACCACCCATATGGTGTTCCGCGGGGAAATCAGCGGCAAGCTGGAAACCGGGTCGATCGTTCACAATATCCGCGTTGGCGGCGACTGGGACAAGTTCGAGATCGAATTGCTCCAGACCCGTTATCGCCCGACGGCGGCGGACCAGTCCTATTCGATCGACATCTTCAACCCCAATTACAATATTCCGGTACCGACAGCGGACAAATATTCGGTGATCCAGAATTCGACCGAAGTGCAGAAGGCCTGGGGCATCTATGCGCAGGACCAGATCGAGATTACCGAGCAGTTCAAGGTGCGCTTTGGCGGCCGCTACGACGATTTCAGCCAGAATATCGACAACCGGTTGGGGACCACCAACCCCGCATCCTATACCAAGTTCAGCCCGATGGCGGGCCTGGTGTTCGAACCGACCAAGAGCCTGTCCTTCTATGCCAGCTATGGCAAGGGGTTCCGGCCCAACAGCGGCGTCGATGTGAACAACAACCCCTTCGCCCCGGAAGTCAGCACAAGCTATGAAGTCGGTGCGAAGTTCGTGACGCCGGACGGCCGCATTACCAGCACGCTGTCGCTCTACAAGATGAAGAAGAGCAACGTCCTGACCGCTGATCTGCTGACCGGCCTGTCGGTGGCGGTCGGTGAAGCCAAGAGCCAGGGCGTGGAGTTTGACATCAACGCCAAGCTGCCCGCCGGGTTCGAACTGTTCGCGACCTATGCCTATACCGATGCAGGCTGGGCGGATGACTATGCGTCCGCCGGGGTGCTTAAGAATGATCCGCTGCTCAATATTCCCAAACATCAGGCCAATGCCCTGTTGTTCAAGAATTTCTCGATCGGCGATCATGAGGCGATGCTGGGCGCGGGCGTAAACCATGTCGGCAAGCGGCTGGGCCAGACGGCGGCAGACTTCTATCTGCCGAGCTACACGATCGCGAAAATCCTGGGCTCGGTGACGATCAACGACCAGTTCAAGCTGTCGGCCAATGTCGATAATCTGTTCGACAAGAAATATTATGCCAGCTCCTATGCGGCTTTGTGGGTGCAGCCGGGTGTCCCCCGCTCCTTCACGATCCGCGGGACGTTTACCTTCTAA